A stretch of Imperialibacter roseus DNA encodes these proteins:
- a CDS encoding sugar MFS transporter, producing MASISVNSTSGTSQGAPSGGQLQAQISLFSLFFMWGFITCLNDILIPYLRGVFTLTIFQATLVQFAFFGAYFLGALFYFLFSVRFGDPINRIGYKNGIIIGLVVAGAGCFLFYPAAIFLQYGLFLGALFCLGLGLTMLQIAANPYVALLGRPESASSRLNLAQGFNSFGTTIAPVIGGFFIFQYFVTDASAGEVAVKIPYIVLASLFWLLAVVIFFIKLPKFANEDVIEKGAKVLGFSHLRGGIFAIFAYVGAEVAIGSLLINFMGLENITGLEEGAASKLLSFYWGGAMIGRFMGAIMMSDKSTAGKKLVGMFALGVAGYAIVSLIAGVDFMDSLPYLIGLALNYVIFMIFGAHPNKVLAAFSLSAIVLLLIAVFMNGAISMWVLLFIGLFNSIMWSNIFTLAIKDLGRYTSQGSSLLVMAVLGGAVVPPVQGLLADEFGIQMSFLLPVVCYIYLFYYGWKGYEVKQKGT from the coding sequence GTGGCTTCAATCTCCGTAAATTCTACTTCAGGCACATCTCAGGGAGCACCCTCCGGCGGCCAGCTTCAGGCTCAAATTTCGCTCTTCTCACTATTCTTCATGTGGGGTTTTATCACCTGCCTTAATGATATCCTGATTCCTTATCTGCGGGGGGTATTCACACTCACCATCTTCCAGGCAACACTTGTGCAGTTTGCCTTCTTCGGCGCCTACTTTCTCGGAGCTTTGTTTTACTTTCTGTTTTCGGTGCGATTTGGCGACCCTATCAACCGCATTGGATATAAAAATGGAATCATTATCGGGCTGGTTGTGGCTGGTGCTGGCTGTTTTCTTTTCTATCCGGCAGCCATATTTCTACAGTACGGTTTATTCCTCGGCGCCTTATTTTGTCTGGGTTTGGGCCTCACTATGCTGCAAATTGCCGCCAACCCATATGTCGCCTTGCTTGGCAGGCCAGAATCCGCCAGCAGCCGCCTAAACCTGGCACAAGGGTTCAACTCATTCGGAACAACCATTGCGCCGGTCATTGGGGGCTTCTTCATCTTTCAGTACTTTGTAACCGATGCCTCTGCAGGTGAAGTGGCAGTGAAAATTCCTTACATCGTATTGGCCAGTCTTTTCTGGCTCCTGGCTGTGGTTATCTTCTTTATCAAACTGCCAAAATTTGCCAATGAAGATGTGATCGAAAAGGGAGCAAAAGTACTTGGCTTCAGTCATTTGAGAGGAGGCATCTTTGCCATTTTTGCCTATGTGGGTGCTGAGGTAGCTATTGGTAGTCTGCTCATCAACTTTATGGGGCTTGAAAACATTACTGGGCTGGAAGAAGGGGCTGCCAGCAAATTGCTTTCCTTCTATTGGGGCGGGGCCATGATTGGTCGCTTCATGGGGGCTATTATGATGAGCGACAAATCTACGGCCGGTAAGAAACTAGTGGGCATGTTTGCGTTAGGTGTTGCCGGCTACGCCATTGTTTCACTCATCGCTGGGGTCGACTTCATGGACTCGTTACCCTATCTAATTGGCCTGGCACTGAACTATGTTATCTTCATGATCTTCGGTGCACATCCTAACAAAGTGCTGGCTGCTTTCTCTTTGTCAGCGATTGTGTTGCTGCTGATTGCTGTGTTCATGAACGGTGCCATTTCAATGTGGGTACTTCTCTTCATTGGCCTTTTCAACTCTATCATGTGGTCGAATATCTTTACTCTTGCCATCAAAGACTTAGGTCGATACACCAGTCAGGGCTCTTCGCTGCTTGTAATGGCAGTGCTGGGTGGCGCTGTGGTGCCACCGGTTCAAGGGCTTTTGGCCGATGAGTTTGGCATACAAATGTCCTTCCTGCTTCCTGTCGTTTGTTACATCTACCTGTTCTATTATGGATGGAAGGGCTATGAAGTAAAACAAAAGGGCACCTAA
- a CDS encoding sodium:solute symporter family protein — translation MQLSTPDFIVIGLFFVLMLVIGLWSMARNKTAEDYFVASGQLPWWLSGISHHVSGYSGAVFVAYASLAYTHGFSIYVWWAFTIGITVLLSARLFPVLWVRLRKRLQIQSPLEYLTVRYNLLTQQIMAWSGVLLKLFDVGAKWTAIAVLLNVFTGLPLIYGILISGGVSLIYVTFGGLWAVIITDFAQFIVQILAGLIMLIMVVRHLGGWNEILTFWNDLPEGNSQPFNSPYTVGFALAFLCINFLSYNGGTWNLATRYISSPDETQAKRAAYLSGTLYLIWPLILFLPMWAAPLILPDLQDPSQSYGLLTLKLLPAGLVGLVVASLFANTMTMTSSDINTISAVLTRDILPVLSKRLKEKRASLVVARATTFIFTLMTLVVASQNERFGGVFGLIVTWFGALVGPIAVPMLFGMLPVFRHCGSLAAIGSIAAGFVTFIVTKNIEITSLALAVALPLIVSLSVFIGLGLWNRNRPVSEAVSGLLKSLEHEG, via the coding sequence TTGCAACTAAGCACTCCTGACTTTATCGTAATTGGCCTATTCTTCGTGCTTATGCTGGTCATTGGCCTGTGGTCGATGGCCAGGAACAAAACAGCCGAAGACTATTTCGTGGCCAGTGGCCAGCTGCCCTGGTGGCTATCGGGCATTTCGCATCACGTTTCGGGCTACAGTGGTGCCGTATTTGTGGCGTACGCCAGCCTCGCCTACACGCACGGGTTCTCTATTTATGTATGGTGGGCCTTTACTATCGGCATTACTGTTCTTCTGAGTGCCCGGCTATTTCCCGTCCTCTGGGTGCGGCTGCGAAAGCGGCTGCAGATACAGTCGCCGCTGGAATACCTAACGGTTCGCTACAATCTTCTCACTCAACAAATCATGGCCTGGAGCGGGGTGCTGTTAAAGCTTTTTGATGTGGGTGCCAAGTGGACAGCCATCGCTGTGTTGCTCAACGTTTTTACGGGGCTTCCGCTGATTTATGGCATTCTTATTTCCGGAGGTGTTTCTCTCATTTACGTCACCTTCGGTGGCCTGTGGGCAGTAATAATCACAGACTTCGCTCAGTTTATTGTGCAAATTTTGGCTGGTCTTATTATGCTAATCATGGTCGTTCGGCACCTGGGCGGATGGAATGAGATTCTCACCTTTTGGAACGACCTACCAGAAGGCAACAGTCAACCTTTTAATAGTCCATATACTGTTGGTTTTGCACTAGCGTTTCTTTGTATCAATTTCCTGAGCTACAACGGCGGCACCTGGAACCTGGCCACCCGCTACATTTCATCACCGGATGAAACCCAGGCCAAAAGAGCAGCCTACCTCTCCGGCACTTTGTACCTGATCTGGCCCTTGATTTTATTTCTCCCTATGTGGGCGGCCCCACTTATTTTGCCGGACCTGCAAGACCCAAGTCAATCATATGGATTGCTGACGCTCAAACTTCTTCCGGCCGGTTTGGTTGGCCTGGTGGTGGCGTCGCTCTTTGCTAACACCATGACCATGACCTCTTCAGACATCAACACCATTTCGGCGGTGCTCACCCGAGACATACTGCCTGTGCTCTCAAAGAGGTTGAAAGAAAAGCGGGCCTCGCTGGTGGTAGCCAGAGCCACCACCTTCATCTTCACGCTAATGACACTGGTGGTGGCCTCCCAAAACGAACGCTTTGGAGGCGTGTTTGGTCTTATTGTCACCTGGTTTGGCGCTTTGGTAGGCCCTATTGCCGTGCCCATGTTGTTTGGCATGTTACCTGTGTTCAGGCACTGCGGGTCTTTGGCTGCAATTGGATCAATTGCGGCGGGCTTTGTTACTTTCATTGTCACCAAGAACATTGAAATCACCAGCCTGGCACTTGCCGTGGCCTTGCCATTGATTGTATCTTTATCTGTGTTTATCGGCCTAGGGCTGTGGAACCGGAACAGGCCCGTTTCAGAGGCTGTTAGCGGTCTGTTAAAATCGTTGGAGCATGAAGGTTAA
- a CDS encoding M16 family metallopeptidase: protein MNYGLYGAQSPFTNVVSNTDLMNLNSEELLDLTRNFTKTTHKVMYYGPVESKKLVAILNTNHKLPETMLPLPEPKEFAKQEVDKPKVFWADYDMVQEEILFLTRGEEFDVNLMPETELYNEYFGGNMGSIVFQEIREAQGLAYSVWANYSTADEVGKNNHFFAYVGTQADKQNQAVPALLNIIEDLPESETGLATAKKSIMSQIESERITRWSKLFNYESARDMELDHDIRKDIYEKIPTMTMEDVVAFQKQYVKGKKYNMMVLGDKDKIDFKGLQQYGEVKQLTLEELFGYDKVEKINIQ from the coding sequence ATGAACTACGGACTCTATGGTGCTCAGTCGCCATTCACCAATGTGGTGTCGAACACGGACCTGATGAATCTCAATTCGGAGGAGCTGCTTGATCTTACCCGGAACTTCACGAAGACCACTCACAAAGTGATGTATTATGGCCCGGTAGAGTCAAAAAAGCTCGTAGCCATCTTAAATACGAACCACAAACTGCCTGAAACCATGTTACCGCTTCCTGAGCCGAAGGAGTTCGCCAAGCAGGAAGTTGACAAGCCAAAAGTTTTTTGGGCCGATTATGACATGGTGCAGGAAGAAATACTGTTCTTAACCAGGGGCGAAGAATTCGACGTGAACCTGATGCCTGAAACGGAGCTCTACAATGAGTATTTTGGCGGCAACATGGGCTCTATTGTTTTTCAGGAGATAAGAGAAGCACAGGGGTTGGCTTACTCGGTTTGGGCCAATTATTCCACAGCAGATGAGGTGGGTAAAAACAATCACTTCTTTGCTTACGTGGGCACACAGGCCGACAAGCAAAATCAGGCGGTGCCGGCTTTGCTCAATATCATTGAGGACCTTCCTGAGTCAGAGACTGGTTTGGCAACTGCCAAAAAGTCGATCATGAGCCAGATCGAGAGCGAGCGCATCACCCGCTGGAGCAAGCTTTTTAACTATGAGAGTGCTAGGGATATGGAGCTGGATCACGATATCAGAAAAGATATTTATGAAAAGATTCCGACCATGACCATGGAGGATGTGGTAGCCTTTCAGAAGCAGTATGTGAAAGGGAAGAAGTATAACATGATGGTGCTGGGCGACAAGGACAAGATCGACTTCAAAGGCCTTCAGCAATATGGTGAAGTGAAGCAGCTGACCCTGGAAGAGCTATTTGGCTATGACAAAGTAGAGAAGATTAATATTCAGTAA
- a CDS encoding glucosamine-6-phosphate deaminase, translating into MKVKVYKNRTEMGVAAGKAVELEILNLLKKQDEVRMIFAAAPSQNEVLDFLKKSEFIPWQKIVAFHMDEYVGLPAGSQQSFGYFLSNHLFDHVPLKQINLLDGNGGDNELARYTQLLTEKPIDIVCLGIGENGHIAFNDPPVANFNDPETVKVVELDVPCRQQQVNDGCFPSFDAVPTHALTLTIPTLMAGKNLFCVVPGLSKRNAVTDALIGPISTSCPASILRNHGGCQLFLDPDSFGENYIPSA; encoded by the coding sequence ATGAAGGTTAAAGTATACAAAAACAGAACGGAGATGGGGGTTGCTGCGGGGAAGGCAGTAGAACTAGAGATACTGAACCTACTGAAAAAACAAGACGAGGTACGGATGATATTTGCCGCTGCTCCTTCACAAAATGAAGTGCTGGACTTTCTGAAAAAGAGTGAATTTATTCCGTGGCAAAAGATAGTGGCTTTCCATATGGATGAATATGTAGGATTACCCGCTGGATCGCAGCAGTCTTTTGGTTACTTCCTGAGTAATCATTTGTTTGACCATGTCCCTTTAAAGCAAATCAACCTCCTCGACGGAAACGGAGGGGACAATGAACTAGCAAGATACACCCAACTTTTGACTGAGAAGCCTATTGATATCGTCTGCCTGGGCATAGGAGAAAACGGTCACATTGCCTTCAACGACCCGCCCGTGGCTAATTTCAACGACCCGGAAACAGTGAAGGTGGTGGAATTGGATGTTCCGTGCCGGCAACAGCAGGTCAACGACGGGTGTTTCCCATCTTTCGACGCCGTGCCTACGCATGCACTTACGCTTACTATTCCCACGCTGATGGCTGGAAAGAATCTGTTTTGTGTAGTGCCCGGATTGAGCAAACGAAATGCCGTGACCGATGCGCTGATTGGACCTATTTCTACAAGCTGCCCGGCCTCTATTCTGAGAAACCACGGCGGCTGCCAGCTTTTTCTCGATCCTGATTCCTTCGGCGAAAACTACATTCCATCTGCTTGA
- a CDS encoding M16 family metallopeptidase yields the protein MKTKLGIIICLLALAACTQNKETNYEIKKAESGGFTYEYVDGDPLKTRIYTLSNGLKVYLSDYKNEPRIQTAIAVKAGGKNDPADNTGLAHYLEHMMFKGTATFGTQDWETESVLVDSVEALFNQYKEISDPEERKKHYRIIDQVSIEASKYAIANEYDKMVSGIGAKGTNAYTTNDRTVYINDIPANQLENWLKIESNRFQMIVNRLFHTELEAVYEEKNRSLDSDIWKGFEAMLSALFKEHPYGTQTVIGTIDHLKNPSITEIKNYFYKYYVPNNVGICLSGDLDLDATITLIDKYFGSWKPNETLPTWTPVQEAPLTAPIVTEVLGPDAERIMMGFRLPGRSSRDYIMVRLIDNILANSQAGLVDLDLVKQQKVLEASTFVYDMNDYSMQVLMASPKDGQTLDQLRDLFLEELEKIKTGNFDDWLISAVVNDLKKNQLNQHQYNWARSNDLVVAFTSNMPWGDFVSEFDRMSKVTKEDVMVYAKANFGDNYALVYKRTGKDPNAQQVEKPEITKVELNREAKSPFHEAIINSEPPKLKPLFVDYDKDIEELTMKNDLEVLYTQNDENDLFRLYYKADFGTNIDPKIKVAVDYLEFVGTPTYTAEEIQKELFKLGCNFSVFSSAEESYVMLTGLSENMEKAMVIFEDLLANAQPDEEALAKLKEGY from the coding sequence ATGAAAACCAAGCTTGGAATTATTATTTGCCTGTTGGCCCTGGCAGCTTGCACGCAAAACAAGGAAACAAATTACGAAATAAAAAAGGCGGAGAGCGGCGGCTTCACGTATGAATACGTTGACGGCGATCCTTTAAAAACCAGAATTTATACCCTGAGCAATGGGCTCAAAGTCTACTTGAGTGACTACAAGAATGAGCCCCGCATTCAAACAGCCATAGCCGTGAAAGCGGGTGGCAAAAATGACCCGGCCGACAATACTGGCCTGGCTCACTACCTGGAGCATATGATGTTCAAGGGCACGGCCACTTTCGGCACGCAAGACTGGGAAACCGAAAGCGTGCTGGTCGACAGTGTGGAGGCACTTTTTAATCAATATAAAGAAATTTCCGACCCAGAAGAACGTAAAAAGCACTACCGCATCATTGACCAGGTGTCCATTGAAGCATCCAAATATGCCATTGCCAACGAATATGATAAGATGGTTTCGGGCATTGGCGCCAAAGGCACTAACGCTTATACGACTAATGATCGCACGGTTTATATCAACGACATACCAGCTAACCAGCTGGAAAACTGGCTGAAAATTGAATCCAATAGGTTTCAAATGATTGTCAATCGCCTTTTTCATACGGAACTGGAAGCAGTGTATGAGGAGAAAAATCGCAGCCTTGACAGCGACATTTGGAAGGGGTTTGAGGCGATGCTAAGTGCTTTGTTCAAAGAGCATCCCTACGGTACCCAAACGGTGATTGGTACTATTGATCACCTTAAGAACCCCTCCATTACTGAGATCAAAAATTATTTCTATAAATACTATGTCCCCAACAATGTGGGCATTTGCCTAAGTGGTGATTTGGACCTCGATGCCACCATCACATTGATCGACAAATACTTTGGAAGCTGGAAGCCTAATGAAACACTGCCCACATGGACGCCAGTGCAGGAAGCGCCTCTCACAGCGCCAATTGTGACAGAGGTGTTGGGGCCCGATGCGGAACGCATCATGATGGGCTTCCGGTTGCCAGGGAGGTCGAGTAGAGACTATATCATGGTCAGACTCATCGACAATATACTGGCCAATAGTCAGGCTGGTTTGGTAGACCTCGACCTGGTGAAACAGCAGAAGGTGTTGGAGGCATCCACCTTCGTGTACGACATGAACGACTACAGCATGCAAGTGCTGATGGCAAGCCCCAAAGATGGCCAAACGCTTGATCAGCTTCGAGACCTTTTTCTGGAGGAGCTTGAGAAAATCAAAACAGGAAACTTCGATGACTGGCTGATTTCTGCTGTGGTGAATGACTTGAAAAAGAACCAGCTCAATCAGCACCAGTACAATTGGGCAAGGTCCAACGACCTGGTCGTGGCTTTCACCAGCAACATGCCCTGGGGCGACTTTGTGTCGGAGTTCGACCGGATGTCGAAGGTGACAAAGGAAGACGTGATGGTCTACGCCAAAGCCAACTTTGGCGACAACTATGCGCTCGTTTACAAGCGGACGGGCAAAGATCCGAATGCGCAGCAGGTGGAAAAGCCGGAGATCACCAAAGTGGAGCTCAATAGGGAAGCCAAATCGCCATTTCATGAAGCGATTATCAATAGCGAGCCTCCGAAGTTGAAGCCATTGTTTGTGGACTACGACAAGGACATTGAGGAATTGACAATGAAGAATGACCTGGAAGTGCTTTACACGCAAAATGATGAGAACGACTTGTTCAGGCTATACTACAAGGCCGACTTTGGTACGAATATCGACCCGAAAATAAAGGTAGCTGTTGACTACCTCGAGTTTGTAGGCACACCGACTTACACAGCCGAGGAAATACAGAAGGAGCTTTTCAAACTGGGGTGCAACTTCTCGGTATTTTCTTCTGCCGAAGAAAGCTATGTAATGCTAACGGGCCTTTCTGAAAACATGGAAAAAGCGATGGTGATCTTTGAGGATTTGCTGGCCAATGCCCAGCCGGACGAGGAGGCACTTGCCAAACTGAAAGAAGGATACTGA
- a CDS encoding N-acetylglucosamine-6-phosphate deacetylase: MKEASFIEAIDCLNGCHVTVNAINGISALSKSSSVSDQVLFVGPGLVDLQVNGVNGIDFNNTSLSGEDLLNAAKFLLSQGVTTFFPTIITNSDENICQLLATINEACRHHDLLGQCVGGIHLEGPFISKEEGARGAHNKKYVKAPDWELFMRFQKAAGNRIKMITLSPEWDNSAAFISSAVKSRVLVSIGHSLASPEQIQKAVDAGATMSTHIGNAVPLMLPRHPNIIWEQLAQDRLCPSIIADGFHLPDSFMKVVMKAKGKNCFLVSDATLFTGMKPGVYNTHIGGQVKLEPNGRLSMEGGNGLLAGAAMTLLQNVGYLVTHQVASLSQAWKMASVIPDSLMNTHREPNKIACEDAVIFTFEEKIAIQKVYKCGALAFET; this comes from the coding sequence ATGAAAGAAGCGTCATTTATCGAAGCTATCGACTGCCTTAATGGTTGCCACGTAACAGTGAATGCCATCAACGGAATATCGGCTTTATCAAAATCAAGTTCCGTGTCTGACCAGGTTTTGTTTGTGGGGCCAGGCCTTGTGGACCTCCAGGTGAATGGCGTCAATGGGATTGACTTCAACAATACATCTCTGAGCGGGGAAGACCTCCTAAACGCTGCCAAATTTCTTCTGAGCCAGGGCGTAACCACTTTCTTCCCTACTATCATTACCAATTCCGACGAAAACATTTGCCAACTGCTGGCCACCATCAACGAAGCCTGCCGTCATCATGATTTGCTTGGCCAGTGCGTTGGCGGCATCCATCTTGAAGGGCCTTTCATTTCGAAAGAAGAGGGGGCCAGAGGTGCACATAATAAAAAATATGTGAAGGCGCCCGATTGGGAGCTGTTCATGCGTTTTCAGAAAGCTGCCGGCAACCGGATCAAGATGATTACCCTTTCCCCTGAGTGGGACAACTCGGCAGCGTTTATTTCCAGCGCAGTAAAAAGTAGAGTGCTGGTGTCAATAGGTCATAGCCTGGCTTCACCCGAGCAAATTCAAAAAGCAGTTGACGCCGGGGCCACCATGTCAACACATATCGGCAATGCAGTTCCACTCATGCTGCCCAGGCACCCCAATATCATTTGGGAGCAACTGGCACAGGATAGGCTCTGCCCGAGCATTATCGCAGACGGTTTCCATCTTCCCGATAGCTTCATGAAAGTTGTCATGAAGGCAAAAGGAAAAAACTGTTTCCTGGTAAGCGATGCCACCCTATTTACTGGCATGAAGCCTGGTGTTTACAACACTCATATTGGTGGCCAGGTGAAGCTCGAACCTAATGGTCGACTGAGTATGGAGGGTGGAAACGGACTGCTTGCCGGTGCCGCCATGACGTTGCTTCAGAATGTGGGATACCTGGTAACACATCAAGTGGCAAGCTTAAGCCAGGCCTGGAAAATGGCATCGGTCATTCCAGACAGCCTGATGAATACCCACAGAGAGCCCAATAAAATAGCCTGTGAAGACGCTGTTATCTTTACTTTTGAGGAAAAGATTGCAATTCAAAAGGTCTACAAGTGCGGAGCATTGGCTTTTGAAACATAA
- a CDS encoding Gfo/Idh/MocA family protein — translation MSANQNRRDFLKKTTAASVGIGLLGSNGYKAFSTPASEKLVVGIMGVNSRGSALATGFTKTPEIEVAYICDVDDNAMANGLKAVANAGQKKAPKAVKDFRKILDDKGVDALVIAAPDHWHAPASLLALSAGKNVYVEKPGSHNPYEGEMVASASMKYGKVVKMGNQRRSWPFVAEALGELKNGIIGNVYLAKGWYANTRASIGYGKVAPIPTGLDYDMWQGPAPRMPYKDNLIHYNWHWFWHWGTGELLNNGTHFVDLCRLGLGVEFPTKVSSQGGRYAYKDDWQTPDTQMTLWDFAGNKTISWEGRSCNGHKLEGESAGVSFHGENGTLVIDGNSYVVYDNQDKLIKRASAETTGKPLDATGPGFDLDADHIADFYKSIKEGKTPVSDYKDSRKSVLLCHLGNISQRVGRSLNCNPENGNVIGDDEAMALWKRSYEPGWEPKV, via the coding sequence ATGTCAGCAAATCAGAACAGAAGAGACTTCCTGAAAAAAACCACGGCAGCCAGTGTTGGCATTGGCTTGCTGGGCAGTAATGGCTACAAAGCCTTTAGTACACCCGCCAGCGAAAAGCTGGTGGTTGGCATTATGGGTGTCAACTCAAGGGGCTCTGCACTGGCGACGGGGTTCACCAAAACACCAGAGATAGAAGTCGCCTACATCTGCGATGTGGACGACAATGCCATGGCCAATGGGCTGAAGGCCGTAGCAAACGCTGGCCAGAAGAAAGCCCCCAAAGCTGTCAAAGATTTTCGCAAAATACTCGATGATAAAGGGGTGGATGCGCTGGTCATCGCAGCGCCCGACCACTGGCATGCACCAGCCTCACTACTGGCACTAAGTGCGGGGAAAAATGTTTACGTAGAAAAGCCCGGAAGCCACAACCCTTATGAGGGAGAAATGGTCGCTTCGGCCTCCATGAAATATGGCAAAGTTGTGAAAATGGGCAACCAGCGCCGTTCGTGGCCTTTTGTGGCTGAAGCACTTGGAGAGCTCAAAAACGGTATCATTGGCAATGTGTACCTGGCCAAAGGCTGGTATGCCAACACCCGTGCTTCTATTGGCTATGGCAAAGTAGCCCCGATTCCCACCGGCCTCGACTACGACATGTGGCAGGGCCCGGCACCACGAATGCCCTATAAAGACAACCTCATTCACTACAACTGGCATTGGTTCTGGCATTGGGGCACCGGCGAGCTGCTCAACAACGGCACGCACTTCGTCGATTTGTGCCGCCTGGGGCTTGGCGTGGAATTTCCAACAAAGGTTAGCTCACAAGGCGGCCGGTATGCCTACAAAGACGACTGGCAAACACCCGACACACAGATGACACTGTGGGACTTCGCTGGCAACAAAACAATCTCCTGGGAAGGGAGAAGCTGCAACGGCCACAAGCTCGAAGGTGAATCCGCCGGTGTTTCCTTTCATGGAGAAAATGGAACTTTGGTGATTGACGGCAACAGCTACGTGGTGTATGACAATCAGGACAAGCTCATAAAAAGAGCCAGTGCCGAAACCACAGGCAAGCCATTGGATGCCACAGGCCCTGGCTTCGACCTGGATGCTGATCATATTGCCGACTTCTACAAATCCATCAAAGAAGGTAAAACGCCCGTTTCAGATTACAAAGATTCCAGAAAAAGTGTGTTACTCTGCCACCTCGGCAATATTTCCCAAAGGGTGGGCCGGTCATTGAACTGCAATCCTGAGAACGGAAATGTGATTGGTGACGATGAAGCCATGGCCCTGTGGAAACGCAGCTATGAGCCGGGCTGGGAACCAAAAGTTTAA
- a CDS encoding Gfo/Idh/MocA family protein, translated as MTPLNRRTFLKKSAVAGVGFGILANEAVAISPDQTKPVRVGIIGLDTSHSVAFTKLLNDPEVAADLAGYRVVAAYPHGSADIESSVSRIPGYIEDVKKLGVEITSSIKELLEKTDVILLETNDGRLHLEQARQVIKAKKPMFVDKPVAASLKDCLTIYKEAEAAGVPIFSASSLRYMKDANEAREGKLVGKVQGADTYSPAHLEPHHPDFFWYGIHGVESLFTVMGAGCKEVTRTQTPDTDMVVGVWNDNRIGTFRGMRKEKTGYGGTVFGENGIAPVGPYDGYRPLLVEVIKFFKTGKAPVSPEETLEIYAFMEAADESKRRGGSKVTLAEVMNKARG; from the coding sequence ATGACACCCCTCAATAGAAGAACATTTTTAAAGAAATCAGCCGTGGCCGGCGTTGGTTTTGGCATTTTAGCCAACGAGGCTGTAGCCATTAGTCCCGACCAAACAAAGCCAGTGCGGGTTGGTATTATCGGCCTCGACACCTCGCATAGCGTGGCTTTTACCAAACTACTCAACGACCCTGAGGTGGCCGCTGACCTGGCTGGTTACCGGGTAGTGGCAGCTTACCCCCATGGCAGCGCCGATATTGAATCGAGTGTGAGCCGCATTCCAGGATACATTGAAGATGTGAAAAAGCTGGGCGTAGAAATCACCAGCTCCATCAAAGAGCTACTCGAAAAAACCGACGTCATTCTCCTTGAAACAAATGATGGGAGGCTTCACCTTGAGCAGGCCAGGCAAGTAATCAAGGCGAAAAAGCCCATGTTCGTTGACAAGCCAGTGGCAGCCTCGCTTAAAGATTGCCTCACCATTTACAAAGAAGCGGAAGCAGCCGGAGTTCCCATCTTCTCTGCCTCCTCACTTCGTTATATGAAGGACGCCAATGAGGCCAGAGAAGGGAAGCTCGTGGGCAAGGTACAAGGGGCAGACACTTACAGTCCGGCACATTTGGAGCCTCATCATCCCGACTTTTTCTGGTATGGTATTCATGGAGTGGAATCGCTTTTTACCGTGATGGGAGCAGGCTGCAAAGAAGTGACCAGGACGCAAACACCCGACACCGACATGGTGGTTGGTGTATGGAACGACAACCGGATTGGAACATTCAGAGGGATGCGCAAAGAAAAAACTGGTTATGGTGGCACCGTCTTCGGCGAAAATGGCATTGCGCCGGTTGGGCCTTACGACGGATACCGACCCTTGCTGGTGGAGGTCATCAAGTTCTTCAAAACAGGAAAAGCACCGGTTAGCCCAGAGGAAACCCTGGAGATATACGCCTTTATGGAAGCCGCCGATGAGAGCAAACGACGTGGTGGCAGCAAGGTGACCCTGGCGGAAGTAATGAATAAAGCGAGAGGTTAA